The Vibrio quintilis DNA window ATCAAAGCCATGAAACACACCAGAGTCACGCCGCCGGTCAGAAGCAAATTGTCCCATGTGGCTTTGGATAAGCTGCCAAACAGCCAGAATAAAATCTGCTGACTCAACTCAGGAGAAGCCACAAACTGAACCAGAGACAGTAAAGACTGAAACAGAAAAAGCAGTGCAATCCCTGCCAGCACCAGTTGCCCTGATGTAATATGCCGCATCATCGCCATCGCAAACAAAAAGCAGGCGGATAACATACAGCAAATAAACGCACCAACCGGAACAGCAAAGTGGACTGAAATATCAGCCGCACCAATATATAGCATCAACGCCGCGCCAAACCCGGCCGCCGCCGCCATGCCTAATGTATAAGGGCTGGCCATGGGGTTATTGAGCAATGTCTGCATCTCAGCCCCGCCAATACCGAGAGAACCGCCGACAATAATCGCCATCAGTGCAATCGGTAAACGCAGGTTCGTAACAATGACCTGCGTCATTCCATCCACGGAAACCGGCAAACCAACCCAGTTCAATAGCGCATGTCCCACCCGGCTGACATCCAGCATAGAAGGACCCGTCATCACATCAAGAATGAATGAAGCCAGAATCAGTAACGAGAAAAAGCAGAGTACGACCCAACGTCGCTTCTCTGCCTTTCTTTGCGCCTGTACAGCTCCGGAAATTAAATCTGAAGACATCCGTAATTAAAACCTTCACTAAATAAAGATGGCAGATACAGTTCTGCCATTCATTGCTTTGAACTTATTCTGTCATCCTGACAGCAAACGTTCCTTCCGGAACAACCGGCAGATACTGACGATAAAAATTAAAGTATGCCTGTTCAGGATCTAAATCACTGAACACCGCAGGGTAAAGTGCTTTCGCCAGATACTGAGTCATACTGGCATCAAGGATAGAACGCGATGCGCCCTGATAAATGCCATAGACACGCTTTTGTTTCACTGCCGGTAATGCTGACCATCCGGGCCGTTTGATAAATCCTTTCAGACGGTTCACTGCTGTCTGACGGTCAATGCCCTGCCCCATCAGCATCGCACCTCCGGCTTTACCTGATTCAGTACCGGCAATGACAATGACCTCAGGCGCGGAGGCAAGCACCTGCTCAGGATTCATTGGTCCCCACCACTCAACATAAGGTGCAGCAATATTATCGCCTCCGGCCATGGTCAGCATCGCGCCCCACATATTTTTGCCATAGGTGAAGCTATATTCCTTCGGGCCTTTGTTACCAAATTCGACATAGGCTTTGGGCTTTGACAGGTGCTTTTCCGCCAGCCGCTGACGAATCAGGTGAATAGCCTGACTGTATTCTCCGGCAATTTTTTCTGCCCGTTTCTGCTGCCCGGTAATCTTGCCAATAATCGCAGTGCTGTCCAGATGTTTTTGTAATGTCTGAGCGTTATAATCCACTACAACCACCGGCACACCGGCATCTTCAATTCTCTGAACATCGGTACCCAGTCCTTTATATTGCCAGTCTGCCAGCAGCAGGACATCAGGTCGCAAACTCAGCACTTTTTCAATAGAAAAAGTTTGCGCTTCGACTTCTCCCACATCAGGAATGTTGGCCAGTGCCGGATTATGGGCGGTATATAACTTCCAGCTTGCTGGTCGCCAGACTTTCCAGGTATCCCGGGAAATGCCAACCACATGTTCAAATGCTTTCTCTCCACCGATCGCCATATAATCTTCAGCATAGAAACCAAGAACAACCCGCTTTGCAGGCACATCAACGGCCACTTTTCTGCCCGCAATATCTTCTATCGTCGTCACTTTTGCCTGGGTTACAAAAGGAATGGCACTCATCAGTACCGTCATCAGTAATTGTTTTATCTTCATTATTATTCCAATTCTATCTGCACCAAAGTGATTGAAAATTTGTCAGTCACAAAGTTCAGGTGTGATACACCTTCAAAGTGTGGGTGATATTATGTTGTGTTTTTCATCATTAAACCGACAAGGCTGGTTATTATATATAAACGCAAATAATAGTCACTCTCATTTTTAATAAGAATCAGCTATAAACCATATTAAAAATGAAACGGTTGTATCAGAAAAATGGAATGAATATCATATCGGAATAGTGAAAGAGGTTTTTGAACAAGACAACCG harbors:
- a CDS encoding ABC transporter substrate-binding protein, with product MKIKQLLMTVLMSAIPFVTQAKVTTIEDIAGRKVAVDVPAKRVVLGFYAEDYMAIGGEKAFEHVVGISRDTWKVWRPASWKLYTAHNPALANIPDVGEVEAQTFSIEKVLSLRPDVLLLADWQYKGLGTDVQRIEDAGVPVVVVDYNAQTLQKHLDSTAIIGKITGQQKRAEKIAGEYSQAIHLIRQRLAEKHLSKPKAYVEFGNKGPKEYSFTYGKNMWGAMLTMAGGDNIAAPYVEWWGPMNPEQVLASAPEVIVIAGTESGKAGGAMLMGQGIDRQTAVNRLKGFIKRPGWSALPAVKQKRVYGIYQGASRSILDASMTQYLAKALYPAVFSDLDPEQAYFNFYRQYLPVVPEGTFAVRMTE
- a CDS encoding FecCD family ABC transporter permease, with translation MSSDLISGAVQAQRKAEKRRWVVLCFFSLLILASFILDVMTGPSMLDVSRVGHALLNWVGLPVSVDGMTQVIVTNLRLPIALMAIIVGGSLGIGGAEMQTLLNNPMASPYTLGMAAAAGFGAALMLYIGAADISVHFAVPVGAFICCMLSACFLFAMAMMRHITSGQLVLAGIALLFLFQSLLSLVQFVASPELSQQILFWLFGSLSKATWDNLLLTGGVTLVCFMALMKDAWKLTALRLGEERAKSLGIDITRLRLKTLFIVALMTATVTSFVGIIGFVGIVAPNIARILVGEDQRFFLPLSFLTGAFLLSTASVLSKVIVPGALFPIGIVTAIIGVPFFFWLIIRGRRALC